GGAAATATTCTATTAATTGTTATCAACCACAGTTATCTTACTGTGCTGTATAGAGCATTAGAAGTTATTCCTGCTCTCCAGCTGTACCCTGTTCCTATTAACCATCTTCTTTCCATCCCCTTTCCTGAACACCCTTCACAGGCTCTAGTAACCATTATTGtattctctacttctatgagatcaactctTTAGCTTCTATAtacattatttgtctttttttgtgcCCCTAACTTTTCTTTTTGCCCACAGGACCCACTGGATCTATCTAGCACTTTTGTGTCTCTGGCTTTGCGCAAGGTTGGGGATTGGGCCCCCAGTGCTCACCGAGAGAAGGGAGTGAGCCAGGAGCTCCGTATCAGGGGCCAGGGCACCCAGGAGAAGATGAGCCAAGAGGAAAGGAACCCTTCAAAAGAGGAGAGGCCCAGACAGAGTTGTAAAGTGCAGGTGAGGTGGGCAGGGGAACCAAAATGTTCTGGAAAGGCACAAGATCTCAGGGTTGAAGGGACTATCCACTAGGAGTTCTCTGGCTTTAGGGCCAAGAGACCTGGGGTCAGTCTTCATCACTGTCACTCTGACCCTGGGTAGTTTACTCTGTAGGAAAATAGGACTGGTACTTTTATTACATGTTGATTACAGTATAACTTAATAGAGGAGAaagatttgggagactgaggcattGAAGTTTGCTTTACTTTGCTTCCCATCCCTAGGCATCTACAGGACTGGTGGCAGCTGCCTTACAGCAGAGCCAGGAATTGGCAAGTAagatcttttctctttcttcttaccCCAACCTCTGGTGGTACCCCCATTGGAACCTTCCTACTTTCTCTCTTCCCTAGAGTTGGGTACCAGCTTTGCTCAAAGTGGTTTCTACCATGAGGCTGTGGACCTCTTCACCCAGGCCTTAAAGCTCAATCCCCGGGACCACCGGTAGGTAGGAGCTTGGCCACTGTGCTGGGACATCAGGGTAAGGAAGGGTGTTGAGGACCTGGACCTTTGTCCACTTTTTCTGTTTATCAGGTTATTTGGAAATCGCTCCTTCTGCCATGAGCGGCTGGGTCAGCCAGTGTGGGCCCTGGCTGATGCCCAGGTGGCCCTTACCCTGCAGCCTGGATGGCCCCGGGGCCTCTTCCGCCTGGGCAAGGCCTTGATGGGACTACAGGTAATAGAACTGAGGCTGGAAACAAAGGAGAGATTTGGGTGGGATGAGGTAGGGAATAGGTTTATATTGACCTTTTCTGGAGAAGCTTCTGGTTGCAATACTAGGAGGTGGGGACAGCTTGAGGACGGAATCAGTTTTAAATTCTTGGGACCCCTGACACCtaaattttgccttttctaaTCTCTCTGGGACCAAAGCGCTTTAGGGAGGCTGCTGCTGTGTTCCAGGAGACTCTGAGAGGGGGTTCTCAGTTGGATGCAGCCCAGGAGCTACGCTCTTGCCTTCTGCAGCTCGCTCTGGTAAGGGAGGTAGGCTCACTCTCAGGCCAGGTATAACTGGTTGGGACCACAGCACCAAGCAGTGCTACCTTGCATCTCATAGGGCAAGGGACACAGGATGGTGGGGTTatattcctctctctcttccttctcagcAGGATCATCAGCAAGGGAGAATTTGTGTACCACCTGGATTGACCAGGGCCCCCCAGCAATCTGCCCATTCTGAGCCAGGAGCCTCAGGCCTACTCTCCCTCAGTCATCCTCCAAGCACTGTTCCAAGGTCCCCTGGTCTGGCTCCACCCTTGCATTATCCTCCATATCACCTGAGCCACTCCAATTGGCCTTTCCCTCAGACTCAGAGTAGAAGACCCCACTCTCTTCATCTCCAGGACCCTTCAAAGAACTGGGACATCCTGGGATTTTGGTCCCAGCATCTGCCTCAGGCTAGATGAAAGAAGACCTGTCCCTCATATGGCAAGGCCATGTGGACATCCCAAGGGATTGGGGATACTGTGGGGACAATTCACTGCATGTTTTGAGATGCTGTACTCAAAAGCTGTAGTTGAGGACAATGCTGGCAGTTGTTCTTGCCACTGAAGACCTTCCAATGAGAGAAGGGAGTCCCATATCAACTGAAACATCCTTTCTTTGGTTCTTAAGCAGATGGCTTCTTCTAGGGGTGGTAGGAAAAACAAAATCCACCATTGCCCAAGATAGGAACTATATAGAAGTTCCGGTCTTTAGACTACATAAGAGTCAATAAGGTTGCATCTGGGGCTTGCTCTGCTTCTTGGCTTCATTCACCAGCTAGAACTTTGTGCTCAGGAATGAGGTCAGAGTAATGAATAAGGTTTGAGTCCCACAGTTTAGCTTAATGACATTTACGTCCTCCTCACCCCAGCTCTTGCCCTATCTTTTTAGCTACAACACCCAGTTTACTTCAGTCCCTTGTGTCATTTCCTGTCTACATTGCTATGCACACTCTGACCTCTGCTTTGTCTGATGGTCTTAAACCCACATCCTCCTACTCCTGGAAGATTCTTTAAGGTTTGCATTCAAAATGTCCCTTACTGTCTGATTTCTGGAACTCGCGGGGCCCACACATCTCCA
The sequence above is a segment of the Marmota flaviventris isolate mMarFla1 chromosome 14, mMarFla1.hap1, whole genome shotgun sequence genome. Coding sequences within it:
- the Ttc31 gene encoding tetratricopeptide repeat protein 31 isoform X4, giving the protein MAPIPKTVGRIKLDCPVRPGCPLGVAAVPKLYKEFVPEDSGKEDVVDFLRQLVESDPQGLHRIHVDGSSRQLQQWHHDYPLDHFCDEGNTTGQSVRGKGAEGLGTYCGFQKSFLYPPQGAEPFSQSPSASASFPSDSDSLLQVALPQKLQVTEEEANRLAEELVAEEERMKQKAEKKRRKKKRQKERKRQERLEQDGGESKVKATSDGDESPSASPGKLAQGQCGEEEDPLDLSSTFVSLALRKVGDWAPSAHREKGVSQELRIRGQGTQEKMSQEERNPSKEERPRQSCKVQASTGLVAAALQQSQELAKLGTSFAQSGFYHEAVDLFTQALKLNPRDHRLFGNRSFCHERLGQPVWALADAQVALTLQPGWPRGLFRLGKALMGLQRFREAAAVFQETLRGGSQLDAAQELRSCLLQLALVREQDHQQGRICVPPGLTRAPQQSAHSEPGASGLLSLSHPPSTVPRSPGLAPPLHYPPYHLSHSNWPFPQTQSRRPHSLHLQDPSKNWDILGFWSQHLPQAR
- the Ttc31 gene encoding tetratricopeptide repeat protein 31 isoform X1, translating into MAPIPKTVGRIKLDCPVRPGCPLGVAAVPKLYKEFVPEDSGKENFPQHQPPLPSPSQDVVDFLRQLVESDPQGLHRIHVDGSSRQLQQWHHDYPLDHFCDEGNTTGQSVRGKGAEGLGTYCGFQKSFLYPPQGAEPFSQSPSASASFPSDSDSLLQVALPQKLQVTEEEANRLAEELVAEEERMKQKAEKKRRKKKRQKERKRQERLEQDGGESKVKATSDGDESPSASPGKLAQGQCGEEEDPLDLSSTFVSLALRKVGDWAPSAHREKGVSQELRIRGQGTQEKMSQEERNPSKEERPRQSCKVQASTGLVAAALQQSQELAKLGTSFAQSGFYHEAVDLFTQALKLNPRDHRLFGNRSFCHERLGQPVWALADAQVALTLQPGWPRGLFRLGKALMGLQRFREAAAVFQETLRGGSQLDAAQELRSCLLQLALVREQDHQQGRICVPPGLTRAPQQSAHSEPGASGLLSLSHPPSTVPRSPGLAPPLHYPPYHLSHSNWPFPQTQSRRPHSLHLQDPSKNWDILGFWSQHLPQAR
- the Ttc31 gene encoding tetratricopeptide repeat protein 31 isoform X8 → MRARSSTFSSDSDSLLQVALPQKLQVTEEEANRLAEELVAEEERMKQKAEKKRRKKKRQKERKRQERLEQDGGESKVKATSDGDESPSASPGKLAQGQCGEEEDPLDLSSTFVSLALRKVGDWAPSAHREKGVSQELRIRGQGTQEKMSQEERNPSKEERPRQSCKVQASTGLVAAALQQSQELAKLGTSFAQSGFYHEAVDLFTQALKLNPRDHRLFGNRSFCHERLGQPVWALADAQVALTLQPGWPRGLFRLGKALMGLQRFREAAAVFQETLRGGSQLDAAQELRSCLLQLALVREQDHQQGRICVPPGLTRAPQQSAHSEPGASGLLSLSHPPSTVPRSPGLAPPLHYPPYHLSHSNWPFPQTQSRRPHSLHLQDPSKNWDILGFWSQHLPQAR
- the Ttc31 gene encoding tetratricopeptide repeat protein 31 isoform X5, which gives rise to MAPIPKTVGRIKLDCPVRPGCPLGVAAVPKLYKEFVPEDSGKEDVVDFLRQLVESDPQGLHRIHVDGSSRQLQQWHHDYPLDHFCDEGNTTGQSVRGKGAEGLGTYCGFQKSFLYPPQGAEPFSQSPSASASFPSDSDSLLQVALPQKLQVTEEEANRLAEELVAEEERMKQKAEKKRRKKKRQKERKRQERLEQDGGESKVKATSDGDESPSASPGKLAQGQCGEEEDPLDLSSTFVSLALRKVGDWAPSAHREKGVSQELRIRGQGTQEKMSQEERNPSKEERPRQSCKVQASTGLVAAALQQSQELAKLGTSFAQSGFYHEAVDLFTQALKLNPRDHRLFGNRSFCHERLGQPVWALADAQVALTLQPGWPRGLFRLGKALMGLQRFREAAAVFQETLRGGSQLDAAQELRSCLLQLALDHQQGRICVPPGLTRAPQQSAHSEPGASGLLSLSHPPSTVPRSPGLAPPLHYPPYHLSHSNWPFPQTQSRRPHSLHLQDPSKNWDILGFWSQHLPQAR
- the Ttc31 gene encoding tetratricopeptide repeat protein 31 isoform X3 encodes the protein MAPIPKTVGRIKLDCPVRPGCPLGVAAVPKLYKEFVPEDSGKENFPQHQPPLPSPSQDVVDFLRQLVESDPQGLHRIHVDGSSRQLQQWHHDYPLDHFCDEGNTTGQSVRGKGAEGLGTYCGFQKSFLYPPQGAEPFSQSPSASASFPSDSDSLLQVALPQKLQVTEEEANRLAEELVAEEERMKQKAEKKRRKKKRQKERKRQERLEQDGGESKVKATSDGDESPSASPGKLAQGQCGEEEDPLDLSSTFVSLALRKVGDWAPSAHREKGVSQELRIRGQGTQEKMSQEERNPSKEERPRQSCKVQASTGLVAAALQQSQELAKLGTSFAQSGFYHEAVDLFTQALKLNPRDHRLFGNRSFCHERLGQPVWALADAQVALTLQPGWPRGLFRLGKALMGLQRFREAAAVFQETLRGGSQLDAAQELRSCLLQLALDHQQGRICVPPGLTRAPQQSAHSEPGASGLLSLSHPPSTVPRSPGLAPPLHYPPYHLSHSNWPFPQTQSRRPHSLHLQDPSKNWDILGFWSQHLPQAR
- the Ttc31 gene encoding tetratricopeptide repeat protein 31 isoform X6, with product MAPIPKTVGRIKLDCPVRPGCPLGVAAVPKLYKEFVPEDSGKENFPQHQPPLPSPSQDVVDFLRQLVESDPQGLHRIHVDGSSRQLQQWHHDYPLDHFCDEGNTTGQSVRGKGAEGLGTYCGFQKSFLYPPQGAEPFSQSPSASASFPSDSDSLLQVALPQKLQVTEEEANRLAEELVAEEERMKQKAEKKRRKKKVKATSDGDESPSASPGKLAQGQCGEEEDPLDLSSTFVSLALRKVGDWAPSAHREKGVSQELRIRGQGTQEKMSQEERNPSKEERPRQSCKVQASTGLVAAALQQSQELAKLGTSFAQSGFYHEAVDLFTQALKLNPRDHRLFGNRSFCHERLGQPVWALADAQVALTLQPGWPRGLFRLGKALMGLQRFREAAAVFQETLRGGSQLDAAQELRSCLLQLALVREQDHQQGRICVPPGLTRAPQQSAHSEPGASGLLSLSHPPSTVPRSPGLAPPLHYPPYHLSHSNWPFPQTQSRRPHSLHLQDPSKNWDILGFWSQHLPQAR
- the Ttc31 gene encoding tetratricopeptide repeat protein 31 isoform X2; the encoded protein is MAPIPKTVGRIKLDCPVRPGCPLGVAAVPKLYKEFVPEDSGKENFPQHQPPLPSPSQDVVDFLRQLVESDPQGLHRIHVDGSSRQLQQWHHDYPLDHFCDEGNTTGQSVRGKGAEGLGTYCGFQKSFLYPPQGAEPFSQSPSASASFPSDSDSLLQVALPQKLQVTEEEANRLAEELVAEEERMKQKAEKKRRKKKRQKERKRQERLEQDGGESKVKATSDGDESPSASPGKLAQGQCGEEEDPLDLSSTFVSLALRKVGDWAPSAHREKGVSQELRIRGQGTQEKMSQEERNPSKEERPRQSCKVQASTGLVAAALQQSQELAKLGTSFAQSGFYHEAVDLFTQALKLNPRDHRLFGNRSFCHERLGQPVWALADAQVALTLQPGWPRGLFRLGKALMGLQRFREAAAVFQETLRGGSQLDAAQELRSCLLQLALQDHQQGRICVPPGLTRAPQQSAHSEPGASGLLSLSHPPSTVPRSPGLAPPLHYPPYHLSHSNWPFPQTQSRRPHSLHLQDPSKNWDILGFWSQHLPQAR
- the Ttc31 gene encoding tetratricopeptide repeat protein 31 isoform X7 yields the protein MAPILSYPALCPVSNSRLCFTFVSLLTGDGADSKDCGADQARLPCASWMPAGGRCSPQTLQGIRTRGQRKRDYPLDHFCDEGNTTGQSVRGKGAEGLGTYCGFQKSFLYPPQGAEPFSQSPSASASFPSDSDSLLQVALPQKLQVTEEEANRLAEELVAEEERMKQKAEKKRRKKKRQKERKRQERLEQDGGESKVKATSDGDESPSASPGKLAQGQCGEEEDPLDLSSTFVSLALRKVGDWAPSAHREKGVSQELRIRGQGTQEKMSQEERNPSKEERPRQSCKVQASTGLVAAALQQSQELAKLGTSFAQSGFYHEAVDLFTQALKLNPRDHRLFGNRSFCHERLGQPVWALADAQVALTLQPGWPRGLFRLGKALMGLQRFREAAAVFQETLRGGSQLDAAQELRSCLLQLALVREQDHQQGRICVPPGLTRAPQQSAHSEPGASGLLSLSHPPSTVPRSPGLAPPLHYPPYHLSHSNWPFPQTQSRRPHSLHLQDPSKNWDILGFWSQHLPQAR
- the Ttc31 gene encoding tetratricopeptide repeat protein 31 isoform X9; the encoded protein is MAPILSYPALCPVSNSRLCFTFVSLLTGDGADSKDCGADQARLPCASWMPAGGRCSPQTLQGIRTRGQRKRDYPLDHFCDEGNTTGQSVRGKGAEGLGTYCGFQKSFLYPPQGAEPFSQSPSASASFPSDSDSLLQVALPQKLQVTEEEANRLAEELVAEEERMKQKAEKKRRKKKRQKERKRQERLEQDGGESKVKATSDGDESPSASPGKLAQGQCGEEEDPLDLSSTFVSLALRKVGDWAPSAHREKGVSQELRIRGQGTQEKMSQEERNPSKEERPRQSCKVQASTGLVAAALQQSQELAKLGTSFAQSGFYHEAVDLFTQALKLNPRDHRLFGNRSFCHERLGQPVWALADAQVALTLQPGWPRGLFRLGKALMGLQRFREAAAVFQETLRGGSQLDAAQELRSCLLQLALDHQQGRICVPPGLTRAPQQSAHSEPGASGLLSLSHPPSTVPRSPGLAPPLHYPPYHLSHSNWPFPQTQSRRPHSLHLQDPSKNWDILGFWSQHLPQAR